A part of Pseudomonas lutea genomic DNA contains:
- a CDS encoding CreA family protein, whose product MRVIKGLVGALLMLPLLASAEEIGQVSTVFKMVGPNDRIVVEAFDDPKVDGVTCYLSRAKTGGVKGGLGLAEDRAEASIACRQVGPIHFKEQLKDGDEVFKERTSLVFKTMQVVRFLDKKRNTLVYLVYSDKVIEGSPQNAVTAIPILPWAPAPAP is encoded by the coding sequence ATGCGAGTCATAAAAGGGCTGGTGGGCGCGTTGTTGATGTTGCCGTTGCTGGCGTCGGCTGAAGAAATCGGCCAGGTGTCCACCGTGTTCAAAATGGTGGGGCCGAACGACCGGATTGTGGTCGAGGCATTCGACGACCCCAAGGTCGATGGCGTGACCTGCTATTTGTCCCGTGCGAAGACAGGTGGGGTCAAAGGTGGTCTGGGTCTGGCTGAGGATCGTGCTGAAGCGTCGATCGCTTGCCGCCAGGTGGGTCCCATTCACTTCAAGGAGCAATTGAAGGACGGCGACGAGGTGTTCAAGGAGCGGACCTCGCTGGTGTTCAAGACCATGCAGGTCGTGCGATTCCTCGACAAGAAGCGCAACACGCTGGTGTACCTCGTCTATAGCGACAAGGTGATCGAGGGCAGTCCGCAGAACGCTGTAACCGCAATCCCGATTCTGCCGTGGGCGCCTGCTCCTGCGCCTTGA
- the proB gene encoding glutamate 5-kinase → MRSKVTGAQRWVVKIGSALLTADGKGLDRNAMGVWVEQMVALHEAGVELVLVSSGAVAAGMSRLGWTVRPSAMHELQAAAAIGQMGLVQAWESSFAEHQRHTAQILLTHDDLSDRKRYLNARSTLRTLVELGVVPVINENDTVVTDEIRFGDNDTLAALVANLVEADLLVILTDRDGMFDADPRNNPEAQLIYEARADDPALDAVAGGTGGALGRGGMQTKLRAARLAARSGAHTVIVGGRIERVLARLKAGERLGTLLSPEREMLAARKQWLAGHLQTRGTLVLDEGAVTALTQSHKSLLPVGVKLVQGSFRRGEMVVCVAADGREIARGLSNYSALEAQKIIGLPSDAIVKALGYMAEPELVHRDNLILV, encoded by the coding sequence ATGCGGAGCAAGGTGACAGGTGCCCAGCGTTGGGTGGTAAAGATCGGAAGTGCGCTGCTGACAGCGGACGGCAAAGGTCTTGATCGCAACGCGATGGGCGTTTGGGTCGAGCAGATGGTGGCCCTGCATGAGGCGGGTGTCGAACTGGTCCTGGTGTCGTCCGGCGCGGTAGCGGCCGGTATGAGCCGCCTGGGCTGGACTGTACGACCGAGTGCGATGCACGAGCTCCAGGCGGCTGCGGCGATAGGCCAGATGGGTTTGGTGCAGGCCTGGGAATCCAGTTTCGCCGAGCATCAGCGCCACACCGCGCAGATTCTGCTGACCCACGACGACCTTTCCGATCGCAAGCGCTACCTGAACGCACGCAGCACGCTGCGCACGCTGGTTGAGTTGGGCGTAGTGCCTGTCATCAATGAAAACGACACGGTTGTCACCGACGAGATCCGTTTTGGTGACAACGACACGTTGGCTGCGCTGGTCGCCAACCTGGTTGAGGCCGACCTGCTGGTCATCCTGACCGATCGGGATGGCATGTTCGATGCCGACCCTCGCAACAACCCCGAGGCGCAGCTTATCTACGAGGCCCGGGCCGACGACCCTGCGCTTGATGCGGTTGCTGGTGGTACTGGCGGTGCGCTGGGGCGTGGCGGCATGCAGACCAAATTGCGTGCGGCTCGTCTGGCTGCACGGTCCGGTGCGCACACGGTGATTGTTGGGGGGCGTATCGAGCGCGTACTGGCTCGTCTCAAGGCAGGGGAGCGCTTGGGTACTTTGCTGTCCCCCGAGCGCGAGATGCTTGCTGCCCGCAAGCAATGGCTTGCCGGGCACCTGCAAACGCGCGGCACGCTGGTGCTGGACGAAGGCGCGGTGACTGCACTGACCCAAAGCCACAAGAGTCTGCTGCCGGTTGGCGTAAAGCTTGTGCAGGGCAGTTTTCGTCGTGGGGAGATGGTGGTTTGCGTGGCCGCCGATGGCCGCGAGATTGCCCGGGGTCTTAGCAATTACAGTGCGCTCGAAGCGCAGAAGATCATTGGCCTGCCCTCGGACGCTATCGTCAAGGCCTTGGGTTATATGGCTGAGCCAGAGCTGGTGCACCGCGACAACCTGATTCTGGTCTGA